A genomic segment from Capra hircus breed San Clemente chromosome 7, ASM170441v1, whole genome shotgun sequence encodes:
- the LOC108636428 gene encoding olfactory receptor 2T3-like, with protein sequence MEKWTGSNWGMEYAKATTYSENQTSQNQTLDTDFILVGLFGETKHALLLYTVTFIFFLMALAGNALLIILVHLEPRLHTPMYFFISQLSLMDFMYISVTVPKMLLGQVTGDHTISPSGCGIQMFFYLTLAGAEFFLLSAMAYDRYAAICRPLHYPLLMNQRVCECLVSGCWFLGMVDGLLLTPITVSFPFCHSRKILSFFCEAPALMKLSCSDISLYKMVMYLCCVLMLLIPTVVISSSYALILHLIHRMSSSESLRKAFATCSSHMIVVLLFFGAAIYTYMLPSFYHTAEQDMMVSAFYTIITPVLNPLIYSLRNKDVTGALRSRMWSGLSLRKVVKKKT encoded by the coding sequence ACCACATATTCAGAGAATCAAACTTCACAGAATCAAACATTGGATACTGATTTCATCCTTGTGGGGCTCTTTGGTGAAACCAAACACGCCCTCCTCCTCTACACTGTGACCTTCATCTTCTTCCTGATGGCCCTAGCTGGGAACGCTCTCCTCATCATCCTCGTCCACCTGGAGCCCCGcctgcacacccccatgtacttcttcatcAGCCAGCTCTCCCTCATGGACTTCATGTACATATCTGTGACTGTGCCCAAGATGCTCCTGGGCCAGGTGACAGGAGATCATACAATCTCTCCTTCAGGTTGTGGGATCCAGATGTTCTTCTATCTGACGCTCGCTGGCGCTGAATTTTTTCTCCTGTCTGCCATGGCCTACGACCGATATGCTGCTATCTGCAGACCTCTCCATTATCCCCTGCTGATGAACCAGAGGGTCTGTGAATGCCTGGTGTCTGGATGCTGGTTCCTAGGAATGGTGGATGGTTTGTTGCTCACACCCATCACTGTGAGCTTCCCCTTTTGTCATTCCAGAAAAATCTTGAGTTTCTTCTGTGAGGCTCCAGCCTTGATGAAGCTCTCCTGCTCCGACATCTCCCTCTACAAGATGGTAATGTACCTGTGCTGTGTTCTCATGCTCCTCATCCCCACTGTGGTCATCTCAAGCTCATATGCCCTCATCCTGCACCTCATCCACAGAATGAGTTCATCAGAGAGCCTCAGGAAAGCCTTTGCCACCTGCTCCTCCCACATGATTGTAGTGCTGCTCTTCTTTGGTGCTGCGATTTACACCTACATGCTTCCTAGTTTCTACCACACAGCTGAGCAGGACATGATGGTGTCAGCCTTTTATACCATCATCACCCCTGTGCTGAACCCCCTCATTTACAGCCTCCGGAATAAGGATGTCACAGGGGCTCTGAGGAGCAGGATGTGGTCAGGGCTGAGCCTAAGGAAAGTTGTAAAGAAGAAAACCTGA